Part of the Legionella cardiaca genome, CAAATGTAAAACCCCATGAATTACAATATGTGCCCAGTGTTCTTCGAGTGACTTGTTAAGATCAATACTTTCTGCATGCAAAACTGCAGGACAAATTATCACATCACCCAGTAAGGGATACTCAAGTTCAACACCGTCAGGAATAGTGCTGGGGAACGCAAGCACATTAGTCGCTTTATCTTGCTTTCTGTATGTATGATTTAATTGCTTAATCTCATCCTGGTCAACTAAGCGCAATGTTAACTCAGCTGAATCTATATGTTCAAGAAGAGGTAATTGAGCCCAGGAAAGGAGTGAATTTTCATCAACAGGTATTGTATCCTTACAGGCCAATTGTAAATCAATATGATAACTCATTCTCTATGATCCTTTTTTAAACTATCGTAAGAGTCAATAATGCGTGAGACTAAGGGATGTCTAACCACTTCGCGACTGGTAAAATAATGAATACTGATCTCAGGGATATTACCTAACAATTTAACCGCATGAGATAAACCGGATTCAATTCCTTTCGGCAGGTCAACCTGAGTAATATCCCCAGTAATGACTGTTTTTGAACCAAAGCCCATCCGAGTCAAAAACATTTTCATTTGCGATACAGTGGTATTTTGCGCCTCATCAAGAATAATGAAAGCTTCATTTAATGTTCGACCTCGCATAAATGCAAGTGGCAAAACCTCGATAACATCACTCTGGATGAGTTTTTGAGTTTCTTTAAAACCGATCATTTCGTATAAAGCATCATAGATTGGCCGAAGGTAGGGCAGTACCTTTTCAACTAAATCCCCAGGAAGAAACCCTAGCTTTTCACCGGCTTCCACGGCTGGTCTAACAAATACTAGTCGTTGGACATCACCGCGCTCAAATGCTTCGATCGCTTTAGAGACGGCAAGGTAGGTTTTTCCTGTCCCTGCTGGGCCTACAGCAAAAGTAATATCATGTTTGCCAATACTATTGAGGTAATCAGTTTGTTTGCTATTACGAGGAAGAATAGTTTTGCGGCTTAGTTTAATAGATTGCGACATAACAATTTGTGGATCCTTATTTTCTAAAAAAGAATGAACTGTTTCTGCTTGGATAGGGTTATTTGCTAGCTTGTAAAGCTGTTGCATAACTTGCTTGGCTTTAATTAAGCCTGATTGCGATTCGCCATATAAGCTCATCCCCTCTTGACCAATTTTAATTGTGATATTAAAAAATAGCTCAATTAATTTGATATTCTCGTGGAAAACACCGCATAGATTAGCCAATTGCTGTGAATTGAGGTGAGGATAATTCAGCTTTTCATTCCGTAATTTACTGCTCAATGCTTATATAAAAACCATTAATTAGTGATACCTTAAGAATAGTCCATAAATCTGTTATTTCGCAAGATGCCTTCCCTAGAAGCCGGGTGAAGTGAAAGAGCGTGGTCTTACAGAAGGGCGGTCTTCTGTTTCCTGCGCGACAGCTTCAATGAACGGCATTAATACTTCTTTTAAATTTGCTGGTTCAATAGGCTTCTTTAGTTTAAGGATGGGACCCTTGTTGTGGGCGTCAAATTTCTCTTGAAATGCTGTAATCATCATTGGATCATCTGTCCAGACTACAATGGGTATGTCTTTGTTATATTTTAATATGGCCTCAGCTACGTCAGGACCATTACAGGGTTTGGTTTTTTCAGATAAATAAGGGGAGGCTAGATTACCATCTAAAATAACCAAATCATAACTAAAGTTAGAATCGATTAGATACGTAATTGCTTCTTCTCCGGAGCTAAACTCCTTTACCTCGCAAGGCAATTTAACTAACAGGTTTCGCATGGTTTTTCGCAGAAGAGGGTTATCATCAACTAATACAATTTTCATAGAATTCTTATAGGTAAAAGGGCGCAAAGATAAGCGCAAAAAAATAAAAAATCAATAAAAATAGCAATTTGTCCCATCTGATTAGGAAATATTCAATGCAATTATCCTCATTAATCGAGTATACTATAACCAATACGTTTATTTTATAATTCATTTGACTATCATTATTATTTCCTGCCTATGATTGATTTACATTGCCATAGTAATTTTTCCGATGGGGTGTTAACTCCTGCTGAGCTATTGGATAAAGCAATTAAGTCTGGTATTAAAGTGCTCGCCCTAACAGATCACGATACTACCGCTGGGCTTAAACCGCTTCATCACGCTGCAGGTCAGTCCTCTATTCGTATTATTAATGGCATAGAGTTCAGTGCAAGCTGGAAAAAATATGACATTCACATTCTTGGATTAAATATTGATCCTGATAATGAAGAAATTCAGGCATTAATAGAGCAGCAAAACCAAAGTCGCATTGTCCGAGCGAGACAAATTGGCGAGCTAATGAAGTCTTGTGGAGTTCAGAATGCTTATACTAAAGCATGTGAAATTGCTGGTCATGAACGAGTGGGGCGACCTCATTTTGCGAAGGTATTTGTTAATGAAGGAATAACAGGTGATTTTCAAGCAGCATTTAAACGTTTTTTAGGAAGAGGACGACCTGCTTACGTACGTACACCATGGCTTACTCTTAGTGAAGCGGTTTTAGGGATTATTCAAGCCGAGGGCCAGGCTGTTTTAGCTCATCCTTTGAAGTATTCTTTGACGAGAACGCGGTTACAGGAATTAATTGTTGCATTCAAAGAAGCAGGTGGTAGTGGACTTGAAGTTGTTTCAGGAGAAGTAAATTCACTCCAAATTCAAGAGATGACGGGTCTTTGTCATCGTTTTCAGCTTTTGGGATCCACCGGTTCAGATTATCATGGCGATACATTGTCTCGCATTCCTCTTGGAAGACAGCAACAACTCCCGGTAAACTGTATGCCAATATGGCATCAATGGAACATTTAACAGGGGACTTTTATGAGTCAGTTTTTTGCAATTCATCCCGACAACCCTCAGGCACGCCTTTTACGCCAGGCTGCAGCTATTATTCAAGATGGTGGATTAATAGTCTATCCAACCGATTCAGGCTATGCATTGGGATGTAAACTAGGTAATAAATCAGCCTTGGAACGAATTAGACGTTTGCGCCAATTGGACAAAAACCATAACATGACATTGGTTTGCCGAGATTTATCTCAATTAGGAACCTATGCCAGAGTTTCTAATGCAATTTTCCGTCTGCTTAAAGCATTTACCCCTGGATCCTACACGTTTATATTAACGGCCACACATGAGGTTCCAAGGTTAATGTTGCATCCTAAGCGAAAAACATTAGGTTTGAGGGTGCCAGAAAATAATATTACCTTGGCATTATTAGAGTGCCTCGAGGCACCACTAATGAGTACTACTCTAATTTTACCTGGGGCTGCGGCACCTTTAAGTGAGCCTGAAGCCATTAGAGATTTATTGGGAAATCAAATTGATTTAATCATAGATGGGGGTAATTGTGGTCATGAACCGACAACCGTCGTTGATTTAACTGGAGAGTATCCAGTTATTCTTCGTGAAGGTAAGGGTGACCCTGAACCGTTTAAGTAATAATTTTGTTTATCTCGGTTGCCCATTATAATGGCCTGAGAATTTGTAATTTTTAATAAGTAAGGATTTTGATGTCAGCCATATTTAGTGCGAGTAAGCGTGTAGTGTCAGGTATGCGAGCAAGTGGTCGTTTACATTTAGGTCATTTTCATGGTGTGCTTAAAAATTGGCTCAAATTGCAGCATCAATACGATTGTTATTTTTTTGTTGCTGATTGGCACGGGCTTACAACACGCTACGACGAGCCAGGTTTTATCGAGACAATTTTATGGGATATGGTGATAGATTGGCTTGCTTGTGGCATTAACCCAAGCTTATCAAAAGTTTTCATTCAATCCTGGGTTCCTGAGCATGCCGAGTTGCATCTCTTACTTTCTATGATTACCCCTTTAGGATGGTTGGAACGCGTGCCAACTTATAAAGATCAGCAAGATAAATTGCATGATAAGGATTTATCAACCTATGGATTCCTGGGCTATCCTCTCCTGCAAAGTGCTGATGTTTTACTCTATAAAGCAGATTATGTGCCCGTTGGTGAAGACCAGGTTCCTCACATTGAGTTAACGCGAGAAATCGCTCGTCGTTTCAATTTTATTTATGGCCGTGAGCCCAATTTTGAATCCTTAGCTCTTGAAGCTATCAAGAAAATGGGCAAGAAAAATGGAAAATTATATAGTGAGTTACGTCGGCAATTTCAACAGGATGGCTGCCATGAGTCGTTGAATACCGCTAAGGCTTTACTTGCTAACCAACACAATCTTTCTATTGGCGATAAAGAGCGATTATTAGGTTATCTCGATGGTTCTGGAAAAATAATTCTGCCTGAACCACAGCCTATGCTTACCGAAACATCGAAAATGCCTGGGGTCGATGGGCAGAAGATGTCGAAATCTTACAATAACACCATTAGCTTGCGAGAAGAGCCAGTACAGGTTGAAAAGAAAATTCTAACGATGCCTACAGATCCAGCTCGGGTTAAAAGAACCGATCCAGGTGAGCCAGAAAAATGTCCTGTATGGCAACTTCATAAGATTTATTCTTCTGAGTCAGTAAAAGATTGGGTACAAACAGGTTGTCGTACTGCTGGCATTGGATGCATTGATTGTAAACGCCCTATTGTTGATGCCATTCAACAAGAGTTAAAACCTATTCAGGCTGCTATCAAAGATTACGAAGCTGATTTGGGGTCAGTCAAACGTATTGTGGCGGAAGGAAGTGAGGCTGCAAGAGAAGAAGCGAACAAAACATTAGGTGATGTTCGCGAAGTGATGGGTTTGGACTATTAATGAATGTTCTCTTACCAGAATCGACAGAACCTGCTGCTGTATTAGCAATTGTTGCTGGGCAGCCATTTACTGAGGTTCCTGGTGATTTATTCATTCCGCCAGATGCTCTTGAGGTTTTACTCGATTCATTCTCAGGACCCTTGGATTTATTACTTTACCTTATTCGAAAGCAGAATATTGATATTCTGGACATTCCGATTGCTCTTATTACGCAACAATATATGCAGTATATTCACCTCATGGAAGAGCATCGCCTTGAGTTGGCGGCGGAATATTTAGTGATGGCAGCGATGCTTGCTGAAATAAAATCAAGACTCTTATTGCCCCCTGCACCGCAGTCTGAAGATGAAATTGAAGAAGATCCGAGAGCTGCCTTGGTAAGGAAGTTACAAGAATACGAGCAGATGAAAAATGCAGCAGTATCGCTTGATAATTTACCGCGGTGTGAACGTGATGTTTTTTGGTTCTCAATTGTATCAGAAAAAATTGAAAGTCCAGTCCTTCATCCAGATGTGGAGTTAAACGTGTTAACAGAAGTTATGCGTGATTTAATGAAACGTCAAAGTCATTTAAGCCGTCATCAAATTACTCGTGAACCCTTATCAGTTCGTGAGCGCATGGCTTTTGTGCTTGAGCGCTTGCATCAAGAAAAAAACCTATCATTCGAACAATTATTTAAACGTGAAGAAGGGCGGATGGGGTTGGCTGTTACACTATTGGCTATTTTGGAGTTAGCCAGGCAGTCACTATTAATCATCACACAAGCTAGTGCTTTCACATTCATTCACTTACAGGCGGCACATCATGAATGAAACTGACCTTAAAAGAATTGTCGAAGCGCTACTAATGCACACAAGTGAACCGTTAACACTTGAGAAGTTGCAAGCAGTTTTTGAAGAATGGGAAAAACCAAGTTATGAGCAGCTTCGAGAAGCTTTGGCAGAGCTGGCAAGAGACTATGCTGAGACTGCAATAGAGTTAAAATTGCTGGCAAGTGGCTATTGTTTACAAACAAAAGCAAAATACAGTAACTGGGTAAGTCGTTTGTATGTTGAAAAACCAGCTAAATATTCTCGAGCATTGCTTGAAACTTTGGCGATTATTGCTTACAGACAACCAGTTACTCGTGCTGATATTGAGGATATTCGGGGCGTTGCTGTTAGTAGCCCTATTTTAAAAACTTTACTTGAAAGAGAATGGATCCGTGTTGCAGGTCATCGAGATGTACCAGGAAAACCTGCTGTTTATGTAACTACTAAAACCTTTCTAGACTATTTTAATCTACAAAGTCTCAATGAGTTACCAGCGCTGCTTGAAATTAGTGATTCTTTAGTAGCTTCTAACATAGAAGTTTTAGATCAAGTATTAGAAGAAGAGTGTATAGAAGAATGAAAGAACGATTACAAAAATTGTTAAGCCAGGCAGGATTTGGTTCGAGGCGAGAAATGGAACGTTGGATTGAGCAAGGATTAATTCAGCTAAACGGATCTGTTGCTAAATTAGGCGATGTGGCCGGCGTCCATGATAAAATAAGTGTCAAGGGACGTTTGATTGCAAATCCCTTAAAATCGCAAGAGAAAACAAGAATTTTGATGTATCACAAGCCAGTTGGCGAAATTTCAAGCCGACAAGATCCTAAACACAACAAAACTGTCTTTGATCGCTTGCCTTATCTCAAACAGGGACGCTGGGTTCAAGTGGG contains:
- the ybeY gene encoding rRNA maturation RNase YbeY; this encodes MSYHIDLQLACKDTIPVDENSLLSWAQLPLLEHIDSAELTLRLVDQDEIKQLNHTYRKQDKATNVLAFPSTIPDGVELEYPLLGDVIICPAVLHAESIDLNKSLEEHWAHIVIHGVLHLLGYDHIEDNDTKVMQALEIKLLAKLGFANPYQTEDTHLE
- a CDS encoding PhoH family protein, which encodes MSLYGESQSGLIKAKQVMQQLYKLANNPIQAETVHSFLENKDPQIVMSQSIKLSRKTILPRNSKQTDYLNSIGKHDITFAVGPAGTGKTYLAVSKAIEAFERGDVQRLVFVRPAVEAGEKLGFLPGDLVEKVLPYLRPIYDALYEMIGFKETQKLIQSDVIEVLPLAFMRGRTLNEAFIILDEAQNTTVSQMKMFLTRMGFGSKTVITGDITQVDLPKGIESGLSHAVKLLGNIPEISIHYFTSREVVRHPLVSRIIDSYDSLKKDHRE
- a CDS encoding response regulator, coding for MKIVLVDDNPLLRKTMRNLLVKLPCEVKEFSSGEEAITYLIDSNFSYDLVILDGNLASPYLSEKTKPCNGPDVAEAILKYNKDIPIVVWTDDPMMITAFQEKFDAHNKGPILKLKKPIEPANLKEVLMPFIEAVAQETEDRPSVRPRSFTSPGF
- a CDS encoding PHP domain-containing protein, whose protein sequence is MIDLHCHSNFSDGVLTPAELLDKAIKSGIKVLALTDHDTTAGLKPLHHAAGQSSIRIINGIEFSASWKKYDIHILGLNIDPDNEEIQALIEQQNQSRIVRARQIGELMKSCGVQNAYTKACEIAGHERVGRPHFAKVFVNEGITGDFQAAFKRFLGRGRPAYVRTPWLTLSEAVLGIIQAEGQAVLAHPLKYSLTRTRLQELIVAFKEAGGSGLEVVSGEVNSLQIQEMTGLCHRFQLLGSTGSDYHGDTLSRIPLGRQQQLPVNCMPIWHQWNI
- a CDS encoding L-threonylcarbamoyladenylate synthase — encoded protein: MSQFFAIHPDNPQARLLRQAAAIIQDGGLIVYPTDSGYALGCKLGNKSALERIRRLRQLDKNHNMTLVCRDLSQLGTYARVSNAIFRLLKAFTPGSYTFILTATHEVPRLMLHPKRKTLGLRVPENNITLALLECLEAPLMSTTLILPGAAAPLSEPEAIRDLLGNQIDLIIDGGNCGHEPTTVVDLTGEYPVILREGKGDPEPFK
- a CDS encoding tryptophan--tRNA ligase → MSAIFSASKRVVSGMRASGRLHLGHFHGVLKNWLKLQHQYDCYFFVADWHGLTTRYDEPGFIETILWDMVIDWLACGINPSLSKVFIQSWVPEHAELHLLLSMITPLGWLERVPTYKDQQDKLHDKDLSTYGFLGYPLLQSADVLLYKADYVPVGEDQVPHIELTREIARRFNFIYGREPNFESLALEAIKKMGKKNGKLYSELRRQFQQDGCHESLNTAKALLANQHNLSIGDKERLLGYLDGSGKIILPEPQPMLTETSKMPGVDGQKMSKSYNNTISLREEPVQVEKKILTMPTDPARVKRTDPGEPEKCPVWQLHKIYSSESVKDWVQTGCRTAGIGCIDCKRPIVDAIQQELKPIQAAIKDYEADLGSVKRIVAEGSEAAREEANKTLGDVREVMGLDY
- a CDS encoding segregation and condensation protein A, giving the protein MNVLLPESTEPAAVLAIVAGQPFTEVPGDLFIPPDALEVLLDSFSGPLDLLLYLIRKQNIDILDIPIALITQQYMQYIHLMEEHRLELAAEYLVMAAMLAEIKSRLLLPPAPQSEDEIEEDPRAALVRKLQEYEQMKNAAVSLDNLPRCERDVFWFSIVSEKIESPVLHPDVELNVLTEVMRDLMKRQSHLSRHQITREPLSVRERMAFVLERLHQEKNLSFEQLFKREEGRMGLAVTLLAILELARQSLLIITQASAFTFIHLQAAHHE
- the scpB gene encoding SMC-Scp complex subunit ScpB, with the translated sequence MNETDLKRIVEALLMHTSEPLTLEKLQAVFEEWEKPSYEQLREALAELARDYAETAIELKLLASGYCLQTKAKYSNWVSRLYVEKPAKYSRALLETLAIIAYRQPVTRADIEDIRGVAVSSPILKTLLEREWIRVAGHRDVPGKPAVYVTTKTFLDYFNLQSLNELPALLEISDSLVASNIEVLDQVLEEECIEE